Proteins found in one Aspergillus puulaauensis MK2 DNA, chromosome 8, nearly complete sequence genomic segment:
- the STE3 gene encoding pheromone receptor (COG:T;~EggNog:ENOG410PJEA;~InterPro:IPR001499;~PFAM:PF02076;~TransMembrane:7 (o16-35i47-66o86-108i128-148o168-195i223-243o284-300i);~go_component: GO:0016021 - integral component of membrane [Evidence IEA];~go_function: GO:0004932 - mating-type factor pheromone receptor activity [Evidence IEA];~go_process: GO:0007186 - G protein-coupled receptor signaling pathway [Evidence IEA]), protein MSSAGSTTMSRSTETVVMQTLSALSIMASVPPLALHWKNRNFPAGSLVGWYILLSLFNIINAFIWPTDDLDNWWDGVGLCDIQVKLLVASYVAVPGCLVCIFRSLACVLDTSRTTLVPSKRQRWRNRVVETMFCVVIPIVAALLHMIYQGNRYFIFAISGCVSGLDESWVSLALGYIWPLVIFLIAGYYCGLVLLRLRRYRNQFNEIIRAANSGLSKSRFLRLFFLSFVMVIAITPVQIYVVYVQIEASLPWHAFSFSNIHGGGHLWSQITKVPTQGKVFYDRWIPIAAGFMTFVFFGCGKDASRIYRAALRPFGLDRCFSPIQTSSTGSFPRDGSGSTSSRAQLISGNKNQKAPQDLYHASRISDHGYNDVEKGVSPSTSGSSGQSSKKGWLKTHLTWFGRSFPARREAMRSAPHLAIPSNTISTNAWAGTSTTMSRDSIEIELMPPRTDLIRVKQVIRQEREMQV, encoded by the exons ATGAGCTCAGCAGGCTCAACAACCATGTCCCGCTCTACGGAGACCGTGGTTATGCAGACACTCTCTGCCCTCTCCATTATGGCCAGTGTACCACCCCTAGCTTTGCACTGGAAAAACAGGAACTTCCCGGCTGGCTCCCTAGTAGGATGGTATATTCTCCTCAGCCttttcaacatcatcaatgCTTTCATTTGGCCCACGGATGATCTCGACAACTGGTGGGATGGTGTTGGCCTGTGCGATATCCAAGTGAAGCTCCTAGTGGCTTCATATGTTGCTGTTCCTGGGTGCTTGGTTTGTATCTTCCGGAGTCTCGCGTGTGTGTTGGATACCAGCAGAACGACTCTTGTCCCGAGCAAACGCCAGCGCTGGAGAAACCGCGTCGTGGAAACCATGTTCTGTGTCGTCATTCCTATCGTTGCTGCACTCCTGCACATGATATACCAAGGCAACCGATACTTTATATTTGCGATCTCTGGCTGTGTCAGTGGTCTCGACGAAAGCTGGGTCAGTCTCGCACTGGGTTATATCTGGCCGCTTGTAATTTTCCTTATTGCAGGCTATTACTGTG GTCTTGTGCTACTCCGTCTCAGGCGGTATCGAAACCAATTCAACGAAATCATCCGCGCAGCGAATTCCGGGTTGAGCAAGTCGAGGTTCTTGAGGCTAtttttcctctccttcgtcATGGTTATAGCCATCACCCCAGTTCAAATTTACGTGGTCTACGTGCAAATAGAGGCATCATTGCCGTGGCATGCTTTCTCGTTCTCGAacatccacggcggcggccaCCTATGGAGTCAGATAACCAAGGTCCCAACCCAGGGCAAGGTGTTCTACGACCGTTGGATTCCCATTGCAGCGGGATTTATGACATTTGTCTTCTTCGGATGTGGAAAGGATGCATCTCGGATTTACCGCGCGGCACTCCGGCCCTTCGGCCTGGATCGCTGCTTCAGCCCTATACAGACTTCTTCGACCGGAAGCTTTCCGCGAGACGGTTCAGGTTCTACCAGCAGTCGAGCCCAGCTTATTTCCGGGAACAAGAATCAAAAGGCTCC ACAAGACTTATACCACGCTTCAAGAATCTCTGACCACGGCTACAACGACGTCGAGAAAGGAGTTTCACCCTCCACCTCTGGATCTTCTGGGCAATCCTCTAAGAAGGGATGGCTAAAGACCCATCTCACCTGGTTCGGCCGTTCATTCCCTGCCCGTCGAGAGGCGATGCGCTCTGCTCCGCACCTGGCCATCCCCTCGAACACAATCTCCACCAACGCCTGGGCTGGAACTAGTACTACTATGAGCCGCGACAGTATCGAGATCGAGCTTATGCCGCCGCGGACCGACTTGATTAGGGTCAAGCAAGTCATCAGGCAAGAGAGAGAAATGCAGGTATGA
- the RIM1 gene encoding single-stranded DNA-binding protein (BUSCO:EOG09265JNA;~COG:L;~EggNog:ENOG410PP5Y;~InterPro:IPR012340,IPR000424;~PFAM:PF00436;~go_function: GO:0003697 - single-stranded DNA binding [Evidence IEA]), producing MSAFSSSSMRSFLRAAPRAATPARTFTTSPARSIARMNITGRLGVNPEVATLPNGQEFVRYSVGTNGGSRDSQTSWFRISAFVSDAQREFLLQVPKGSLVAVDATATHSKYTAADGKEQYALRLTQRSFEYLSRPHGAKADAGHSE from the exons ATGtccgccttctcctcgtcatctATGCGTTCTTTTCTGCGCGCTGCTCCGCGCGCAGCTACCCCCGCGCGCACATTCACCACTTCGCCAGCGCGTTCTATCGCCCGCATGAACATCACCGGTCGTCTCGGTGTCAATCCAGAGGTGGCCACTTTGCCAAATGGTCAGGAGTTTGTGAGGTATTCAGTGGGCACAAATGGCGGCTCTCGGGACAGCCAGACAAGCTGGTTTCGAATTTCGGCCTTCGTGTCGGACGCCCAAAGGGAGTTCCTTCTGCAGGTGCCAAAGGG CTCCCTCGTAGCTGTTGATGCCACGGCAACCCACAGCAAATATACCGCTGCAGATGGCAAAGAACAGTACGCCCTCAGACTCACGCAAC GCAGCTTCGAATATCTTTCGCGCCCCCACGGTGCTAAAGCCGACGCGGGTCATTCGGAGTAA